A genomic region of Brassica oleracea var. oleracea cultivar TO1000 unplaced genomic scaffold, BOL UnpScaffold00883, whole genome shotgun sequence contains the following coding sequences:
- the LOC106320316 gene encoding F-box/kelch-repeat protein At4g19870-like has protein sequence MNLQVEPPEKKSKRKKKTSPSPSTSPSFSLLPDEIIVSCLALISRAYYPRLSIISKSFRSLLSSKQLYTARSHIGSTEQCLYVCLSDERYQSPQWFTRWINPNLALEKKKKKKTLGKSLAPIPSSDSPSISKSTVVVGSDIYVIGGPIKTEPSCPSSAIRILDCRTHTWLDAPSMIVARNDSLTCFYDGKIYVMGGCGDDDEPWAEVFDIKTQTWDCLSDPGNAIPLQENS, from the coding sequence CACCGGAGAAGAAGagtaaaaggaagaaaaagacGTCACCATCACCTTCGACATCTCCATCGTTTTCTTTACTTCCAGACGAAATCATCGTGAGTTGCTTAGCCCTGATATCGAGAGCATACTACCCGAGACTCTCAATCATTTCCAAAAGCTTCCGGTCACTCCTCTCTTCCAAGCAGCTCTACACAGCTCGATCTCACATAGGAAGCACCGAGCAGTGTCTCTACGTCTGTCTCTCCGATGAAAGATACCAATCTCCCCAATGGTTTACCCGCTGGATTAACCCTAATCTAGCCCtcgagaagaaaaagaagaagaagacactcGGAAAATCGTTGGCTCCAATTCCATCGTCTGATTCTCCTTCGATATCAAAATCAACCGTAGTTGTTGGTTCAGACATTTACGTTATCGGTGGACCAATCAAGACCGAACCGTCATGTCCCTCATCCGCCATAAGAATCCTTGATTGTCGTACTCACACATGGCTTGATGCACCTAGCATGATCGTAGCCCGGAACGATTCTCTCACATGTTTCTACGATGGAAAAATATATGTCATGGGAGGATGcggagatgatgatgaaccatGGGCCGAGGTGTTCGACATAAAGACGCAAACATGGGATTGTCTCTCTGATCCGGGTAATGcgataccactacaagaaaacagcg